A section of the Triticum dicoccoides isolate Atlit2015 ecotype Zavitan chromosome 7A, WEW_v2.0, whole genome shotgun sequence genome encodes:
- the LOC119331944 gene encoding shikimate kinase 2, chloroplastic-like, with protein MEAAAGLAMQSRAVGAGRRSGALGGDRPARAATLRVGGPAAAPALRVRGARPVAPLCCVQTSRGHQSLHNSVDEALLLKRKAEEVQFELNGRCIYLVGMMGSGKSTVGKILAEVLGYSYFDSDSLVEQAVGMPSVAQIFKVHSEAFFRDSESSVLRDLSSMHRLVVATGGGAVIRPVNWRYMKKGLSIMLDVPLDALAKRIAQVGTASRPLLDQPSADPYTAAFTKLSLLAEQRGDAYANADVRVSLEELAAKKGHDDVSQLTPTDIAVEALQKIKNFVTEHSMASGPFDDL; from the exons ATGGAGGCGGCCGCGGGACTCGCGATGCAGTCGCGGGCGGTCGGGGCCGGGCGCCGGAGCGGGGCTCTCGGCGGGGACAGGCCGGCGCGGGCGGCGACCCTGCGCGTCGGAGGCCCGGCCGCCGCGCCGGCGCTGCGGGTTCGCGGGGCCAGGCCCGTCGCCCCGCTCTGCTGCGTCCAGACATCCAGAG GTCATCAGAGCTTGCATAACTCAGTCGACGAAGCCCTCTTGCTAAAG AGGAAAGCAGAAGAAGTTCAGTTTGAATTGAATGGGCGGTGTATTTACCTAGTTG GAATGATGGGCTCCGGAAAGAGCACGGTGGGCAAGATATTAGCCGAAGTCTTGGGTTATTCATACTTTGACAGTGATAGTTTGGTAGAACAGGCAGTCGGAATGCCTTCCGTTGCTCAAATATTCAAGGTTCACAGTGAAGCATTTTTCAGAGACAGTGAG AGTAGTGTCTTGAGAGATTTATCCTCAATGCATCGGCTAGTTGTTGCTACTGGAGGCGGTGCTGTTATTCGGCCAGTTAACTG GAGATATATGAAGAAAGGTCTGTCTATCATGTTGGATGTGCCTTTGGATGCGCTTGCGAAGCGAATTGCACAAGTTGGGACTGCTTCTCGGCCCCTTCTAGATCAGCCATCTGCTGATCCATACACAGCG GCTTTCACGAAACTCAGCCTGCTCGCTGAGCAAAGAGGGGATGCTTACGCAAACGCCGATGTGAGGGTTTCTCTTGAAG AGCTTGCAGCTAAAAAGGGTCATGATGATGTCTCTCAGCTAACCCCAACTGATATTGCTGTCGAG GCCCTACAAAAGATTAAGAATTTTGTCACTGAGCATTCCATGGCCAGTGGCCCATTCGACGACTTATAA
- the LOC119328422 gene encoding uncharacterized protein LOC119328422 has translation MVLMLAALLCEAISVRFVSSVLGLRWHRSTAPLPDTGQWLLLALNERLPQTVVYLLRAHIITLHSYLMLFIMLGFSAFFDCIKGPGLGIGTRYMFAMAVGRFLRTITFVSTILPSARPWCAAARYKIPDHPHAWAQKYYVPYASDPRAIRRIILVDMPYASVQNYTDHYRPDWAHMSFLIDILRPSAGEGPSWYHLVNKAGGGCNDLIYSGHMFVVVLTAMAWTEAYGGWISGGIWFLVLHSAQREIRQRYHYSADCIVAIYVGILLWRVTGFIWSTRDSDQARRLAKLDEVQNRLFHAAKDSDIDEIRGLLNEVEMAGQSKRTFSQGVILSFAAFMITFTLLFVLLAFSLTSNG, from the exons ATGGTCCTCATGCTCGCCGCGCTGCTCTGCGAGGCCATCTCCGTCCGGTTCGTCTCCAGCGTGCTCGGCCTCCGGTGGCATAG ATCTACTGCTCCTCTTCCCGACACTGGTCAGTGGCTTCTTCTAGCACTAAACGAGAGGCTTCCTCAAACTGTGGTTTATCTATTGAGAGCCCACATCATCACTCTACATAGTTACTTGATGTTGTTTATCATGTTGGGATTCTCGGCATTTTTTGACTGCATCAAAGGTCCTGGCCTTGGAATAGGCACAAGGTATATGTTCGCTATGGCGGTCGGGCGTTTTCTTCGGACCATAACATTTGTTTCTACTATTCTTCCATCTGCAAGGCCTTGGTGTGCTGCTGCTCGATATAAAATACCTGACCATCCTCATGCTtgggcacagaagtattatgttccGTATGCTTCTGATCCGCGTGCAATCCGCAGGATCATACTAGTGGATATGCCATATG CCAGTGTTCAAAATTATACTGATCACTATAGACCTGATTGGGCACATATGAGCTTCCTAATAGACATATTGAGGCCATCTGCCGGAGAGGGCCCTTCATGGTATCATTTGGTGAATAAAGCCGGTGGTGGTTGCAATGATCTTATATATAGTGGGCACATGTTTGTTGTTGTCCTGACTGCTATGGCATGGACG GAAGCGTACGGGGGATGGATATCAGGTGGGATATGGTTTCTAGTCCTGCACAGTGCCCAGAGGGAGATACGGCAGCGTTACCATTATAGTGCCGACTGCATTGTAGCAATTTACGTTGGAATCCTCTTGTGGCGGGTCACTGGGTTCATCTGGTCCACCAGGGATTCAGATCAAGCTAGAAGACTCGCCAAACTCGATGAGGTTCAGAACAGATTATTTCATGCTGCAAAGGACTCGGACATCGACGAAATAAGGGGGCTGCTAAATGAAGTTGAGATGGCTGGACAGTCAAAGAGGACCTTCTCACAGGGTGTCATCTTATCCTTTGCTGCTTTTATGATTACATTCACCCTCCTGTTTGTTCTCCTTGCATTCTCACTTACTAGCAATGGATGA